Within the Dechloromonas denitrificans genome, the region GGCCGTGGCGATGGACCTGATCTGGGGCTACGGCGGCATCCTGTCGCTCGGCCACGGCCTGTTCTTCGCGCTCGGCGGCTACGCCTTCGGCATGTACCTGATGCGCCAGATCGGCCGCGACGGCTCCTACGGCGCCGACCTCCCGGACTTCATGGTGTTCCTCGACTGGAAGGAAATCCCGTGGTTCTGGAGCGGTAGCGACAGCTTCGGCTGGGTCGCGCTGCTCGTCGTCATCGTCCCGGCACTGGTCGCCTTCGTCTTCGGCTACTTCGCCTTCCGCTCGCGGATCAAGGGCGTCTATTTCTCGATCATCACCCAGGCCCTTACCTACGCCGCGATGCTGCTCTTCTTCCGCAACGAAACCGGCTTCGGCGGCAATAACGGCTTCACCGACTTCAAGCGCGTCCTCGGCTACAGCATCACCTCGCCGGAAACCCGGCTGGTGCTGTTCGGCCTGACCGCCGTGCTGCTCGCCGTGACGCTGGTTTTCGCCGCCTGGCTGGTCAAGTCGAAGTTCGGCCGCGTGCTGACCGCCATCCGCGATGCCGAATCCCGCGTCATGTTCATCGGCTACAACCCGCTCTGGTACAAGCTGACCATCTGGGTGATCTCGGCCGTCATCTGCGGCATCGCCGGCGCGCTCTACGTGCCGCAGGTCGGCATCATCAACCCCTCGGAAATGAGCCCGGCCAACTCGATCGAGATCGCCATCTGGGTTGCCGTCGGTGGGCGCGGCACGCTGATCGGCCCGATCATCGGCGCCTTCGTCGTCAATCTCGCCAAGAGCTGGTTCACCGTCAGCTTTCCGGAATACTGGCTGTTCTTCCTCGGCCTGCTCTTCATCGTCGTCACGCTGATGCTGCCGCAAGGCCTGGTCGGCCTGTGGAAGAAACTGATGACCCAGAAACAAGGAGGCGCCGCATGATCCTCGAAAACACCCTCGACGACCGCCCGGAAGGCAGCGACGGCACTGAGCAGATGGGCCATTTCGTCACCGGCGAACTCGACCTGTCGCACGGCGTCGCCCTCTACCTTGAAGACATCACCGTCAGCTTCGACGGCTTCAAGGCGCTCAACAACCTGACGCTGAACATCGGCGCCGGCGAACTGCGCTGCATCATCGGCCCGAACGGCGCTGGCAAGACGACGATGATGGACGTCATCACCGGCAAGACCCGACCAGATTCAGGCAAAGCCTATTTCGGCCAGTCGATCGACCTGACCCGGCTGACCGAACCGGAAATCGCCCACATCGGCATCGGCCGCAAGTTCCAGAAACCGACCATCTTCGAGCAGCACACGGTGTTCGAGAACCTCGAACTGGCCATGAAGACCGACAAGCGGGTGTGGAAAAGCCTGCTCGCCTGGCTCTCCGGCGACGACCGCGACCGCATCGCCGAAACCCTGCGCCTGATCCGCCTCGATGGCGAAGCCGACCGGCAGGCCGGCCTGCTCTCGCACGGCCAGAAGCAGTGGCTGGAAATCGGCATGTTGCTGATGCAGGAACCGAAGCTGTTGTTATTGGATGAACCGGTCGCCGGCATGACCGACGACGAGACGATGCGCACGGCTGAGCTGTTTGTTTCGCTAGCCGGCAAGCATTCGCTGGTGGTGGTTGAACACGACATGGCGTTTGTCGAAAAGCTTGGCGGACTGGTGACGGTGTTGCATGAGGGGTCGGTGTTGGCGGAAGGGGATCTGGCGACGGTGCAGAATGATCAGCGGGTTATTGAGGTTTATCTTGGGCGCTGAGATTTTGGACTTTCCCGATATCGAGCTTGGGGTTCCGCCTTGCGGGCGGGCTTACTTTCTTTTGCTTCGCCAAAAGAAAGTAGCCAAAGAAAAGGCGACCCCGGGTTACGCGGCCGGCGTTGCCGGCTTCCCTGCGCTACTCGCTGTCGGCGGGGGCTGCGGAACTCGGGGCTACGCCCCTCAGACAGTCCTCGCCCTTTTTCCGCCGCCAGCTCCGTTGCTCGGCGCTCCACATGGGGACCCGAAGGGCAAAACCGAGCCAGGCTTCAAATATCGTTCCTACCAAAGCATTTGTAACCGGCACTCAGCTTCAAACCTGCCGGGTTTTCCGGGCCCCTTGCGAGGTGCCGAGCAACGCAGAAATGCCGGGGGCTTTCGGCTGGCGTTGTCTGAGCCGCAGGCGAGTTTAGCCAGCCGCCCGGCGTTTCGAGTAGCGCAGGGAACCCGGCAACGCCGGGCACCGACCCAGGGGTGGCCTTTTCTTTGGCTACTTTCTTTTGGCCACACAAAAGAAAGTACGCCCGCCCACAAGGCGGAATCCCAAGCCAATCAACACGGGAAATCAAAATGCTAACAATCGAAAACCTCAACCAATCCTACGGCGGCAGCCACATCCTCCGCGGCCTCAGCTTCGAGGTAAAAACCGGCGAAGTCACCACCCTGCTCGGCCGCAACGGCGTCGGCAAGACCACCCTGCTCAAATCCCTGATGGGCCTGGTCAAAACCCAATCCGGCAGTATCACCTTCGACGGCCAGGACATCACCCACGCCGCCCCCCACCACCGCGTCAAGGCCGGCATCGGTTACGTGCCGCAGGGCCGCGAAATTTTCCCCCGCCTGACGGTGGAAGAAAACTTGCTGATGGGCCTCGCCACCAAGCCCGGCAGCACGAAGATCCCGCAACGCATCTTCGAGATGTTCCCGGTCTTGAAGCAGATGATGCATCGCCGCGGCGGCGACCTGTCCGGCGGCCAGCAGCAACAGCTGGCGATCGGCCGGGCGCTGGCCATGGGGCCGAAGCTG harbors:
- the urtE gene encoding urea ABC transporter ATP-binding subunit UrtE, encoding MLTIENLNQSYGGSHILRGLSFEVKTGEVTTLLGRNGVGKTTLLKSLMGLVKTQSGSITFDGQDITHAAPHHRVKAGIGYVPQGREIFPRLTVEENLLMGLATKPGSTKIPQRIFEMFPVLKQMMHRRGGDLSGGQQQQLAIGRALAMGPKLLILDEPTEGIQPSIIKDIERAIRMLAETGEMAILLVEQYYDFAESLADQYLLMERGEFIMRGRGETMPQDGVREALAV
- the urtD gene encoding urea ABC transporter ATP-binding protein UrtD → MGHFVTGELDLSHGVALYLEDITVSFDGFKALNNLTLNIGAGELRCIIGPNGAGKTTMMDVITGKTRPDSGKAYFGQSIDLTRLTEPEIAHIGIGRKFQKPTIFEQHTVFENLELAMKTDKRVWKSLLAWLSGDDRDRIAETLRLIRLDGEADRQAGLLSHGQKQWLEIGMLLMQEPKLLLLDEPVAGMTDDETMRTAELFVSLAGKHSLVVVEHDMAFVEKLGGLVTVLHEGSVLAEGDLATVQNDQRVIEVYLGR
- the urtC gene encoding urea ABC transporter permease subunit UrtC — its product is MRQPLTLRILSALDTRSWLAIGVFLALALVLVPVLHLAVAEDSAFHLSTYFITLIGKIMCYALVAVAMDLIWGYGGILSLGHGLFFALGGYAFGMYLMRQIGRDGSYGADLPDFMVFLDWKEIPWFWSGSDSFGWVALLVVIVPALVAFVFGYFAFRSRIKGVYFSIITQALTYAAMLLFFRNETGFGGNNGFTDFKRVLGYSITSPETRLVLFGLTAVLLAVTLVFAAWLVKSKFGRVLTAIRDAESRVMFIGYNPLWYKLTIWVISAVICGIAGALYVPQVGIINPSEMSPANSIEIAIWVAVGGRGTLIGPIIGAFVVNLAKSWFTVSFPEYWLFFLGLLFIVVTLMLPQGLVGLWKKLMTQKQGGAA